The region TACCATTGTATTGTATTTTGCTCTTTTGTACTTTCTTCACCACACGTGAGATGGATCACCGAGCCCCACCTGTGTGTCTTTTTCTCTAGAACACTCTTATTTGTATCTTCTTGTATCGTGTCTCCACAAGATATAGAAcaaaaaaggtatgtgtttcgTTGCCAATGGTTCACTCTCATTTTTCAATGAAAGTGTAGACCAAATTTATGCGTCCTAACCAAGTCAATTAGCTCCGTGTTCATTATACTAATTCAATGCTTATTTCCATCTTTGGATTGTGACTTCAAGTTCAGCACATTGACTTTGCCATTGGAGGGGAAAGGGAGTCCAACTAGTCAAAACAACCAAGGTCCACATCCAATGCATCAGAtgaaattttcatattttgtgAAAGTGTACACTCACAAAATAATTGTTTTCTCTCTAAAAGCAATTTTGCATCTCTCAAGGTAAGAAGTCGATTAGCGTGATTGGAGCAAAAATCAACCTAAAAAGATTAGTCATCAGAGGTGACCTAAAAAGGATTTCCCTATGTTAATAGGTACGAATCAGGTGTTTGTAGCTTCAAAGACTCCCTTTGAAAGTGAAAGGGAGTATGAAGCTTCATTCACCTTGTGTGTTGAACTTGAATTGaaagtgaaattaaataaatccatatcataatctttcatatttctttcttttttctctccTTTACTTTTAACTCTATCTTGCCTCCATTCCTTTTCGACTCAACACTACAATATTTTGAACTTCTATGCACTAAGACGCTCGTAGGCATTCTGCATCTCAACATGTACACAAACGGGGACTTATTAGTCAAATCCTTCCTATGACTGCAATTTGAATTTTGAGGTCTTCCCAACACGTTGCGCAGGGAAGTAAAAGTGGAAAGTTTTGTTTAGTGATGACAACTAAAAAAGTGTTAAAAAACTATCTATATGTAGAAAAATGATAAGCACTTCAAATTACTTCATTATTCATGAGATATTTTCTCGTGATTCCTATAGGTAGCACCAATTTGTTTCTTGACGGAATTCACATCATGTAACGTGTCTGGCTTTAGCTAGGTTGAGATTAAAATTTACTTTATGTGTTATATGTGAAcggaaagaaaataaaactttCTAGCTACGTGTAAAATTTAAGTTCATAAGAGCCAAGTCAGCTGTTGATACTTGATGTAGTAGTTATCAGCTTAATTTCCCCGTGGTCACCCAAAAAGTATTGTTCTTTTAAATTCGCAGTAAAGATTCCAGTGATGACTAGTGCCTTCAAAAATAAAAGCATTATATTCTATTACTAAGAGTTGATTATTAACTAATCTCAttcaataaaaaagaaaataaattattttttactgATATTATACCATCATAGTATATGTCTTAAGGAGTGATATTTAATATTCTTAGTGATGTCTAATGTCTTCAAAGAATTTTCAGATTGGATAGGGTACTCATAGGATTTATCACATTAAATAAgtactaaaaaaaattctgtTTGACGGAAAATCGTGTTTTAGTTATGTATTTCAGAAGAAAAATTCATGAGTATCCATGGCCAGTTAGAAAAAATGGTGTGTCGGAGCAAAGAATTCAGGTAGTTAGGAGACAAGAAGCAGTGCAATATGATGACGACGCGTTTGAAGTGAAAAAGCATCTTCACAATCTTATCTTACACAGCTATAAATGATGTTGATTGACATGCACACACTAGAAGAGGAGCATATTTCACTGGTTTTAAAGTACATCGAATTGTTGATAATGttaattattgttttaattCATTTACCGGATAGGGTTTGATTCACTAGATTTACTCTCTTTTTTGTCAAACGTATGGAAGATTAAGACATAAAGCCAAGACAAACGACGCTTAGAAAGATGGCTGAAACCAAATGACTAAACCTTGAAAATAGCACTTTCACATAGCATGCAAACACCTAACATCTTATAGCCAACAAAGCAAAGTGGCAAAAACCTAACAACAGGGCAGAGACCCTAACAATAAACACCAATAAACCATACACCTATAAAATCAAGATACGGAGGTAGTTCAAGCATGTTCCAATAAAATGACTAAGACTTGCATTCAAATGCTTCATAGGAAGTAGCTCAAAGGTGGAAAGTGGAGCTGCATAGGAAATGAAGAACCAATGGGAGGGGGGGGGGATGGTTGTAGGCTGTCAAGTGGTGGTGTGAAGCCTACCACACCTTGCATCCGCGGCAGCAGAGTGACGGCAAGGTAGAGGCTAGTACTGCAGAATCAGCGACGACTGAAGCAAAAACAATAGGAGTAGAGAGTGGAAACCTAAAttagaaaacaaaaaactaaGACTCACTTATTTGGGTTACAAGACCATGTAGTGTGGAAGAAACTCGCCTATTATGAGGAAAAAGGGAACCCTAGTGCGGGATGGGAATCCCCAAGGAGGTGGCGGCACAATCAGCACTTGGTTGTAAACCCTAGCAAACAACCACTAGATTTATTCCACAAGATTTAAAATTGGGACCAGTGAAGTTGAAAGTGCTGACTATATATGCCTTGAGAATTTACAGGTTAAAACATTAGTAGAAAAAAATGATGACAAAGTTCAATTCACTACTCTTCGCTGACATAGAATGTGTACATTTTTCAGATAAATTTCTTAAGTAGAATTGTGTTTTATGCCAGATTACTCTCCTTTTACAATGCTAAAAATCTCATGCGAACATATTCTTATACCCAAAACACTATGGATGAGGGAAGAGTTAATAGCTTTGCGCACAGCTTTGAAATTCGGCTGTATAAGTTTGAAGCTGGCCTAATGTCATTTTTCATTTATAACGTAAAATTTATATACAAGTGTACCTAATGCCATTGTCAGTTTCATTCTTGGGATGCCATTGTCAGTTTCATTCTTGGGATGACCTCCACTCTAGAACTGATAAGCATCACAGAAAATGTGGTTTTATCCATTGATCATTCATTAACCATCATACATCGTGGCATGCAGTCAATTACGTCAAATGCTTCAACGGCAAAAAGGTTCAACGACATGCCAACTTCTATAAAGACTAGGTTGACAAAAAATAGATCTTGGATATAAGTCTACAATTTGACTGTTAAACAAAGATTCTACCATTAAGCTGTCAACCAAGCTAGCATGAAACTGTCTAAATGAATAAAGTGCTGATAAGTTTTCACAACACCACAAGTTCCGAAACTTCATCACTACTATTCTATAGTAATTTGGCGAAATTAAATCTAGTCCTTCCATGACATACTATTACAATCAGTCAGCCCTTCTGGCTTTTATCATCAAGAACTGAGATCATTCTTCTGCAGGGGGTGACTGGCTGCATAATCAAAGatatacaaaaataaaactCAGATATCAAACGAAGTGGGTGTAAAGATGGCTGAAAAATAAAACAAGGCAACAAAAACTCTGAAATAATAAATGTTCACAAACCTGCGGTATCGTTCATGCATGGGACTTTCAGGACCACCATAGTTGGGACTGTCCCTGGGCTCAGGCTCGGCCTCAGGCTCAGGTTCAGGCTCACGCATATTATCTGGGCTCCCTCCTCCATATCCATTGTAATCGCTGGGATTCCCTCTTGCATCAGGACTATGTTTGATCTCGCCATTTTCAGGGCTAGTAGCCTTCACAGGATCATAAGGACTACGGCTAGAGTCACCACCATTTTGAGGGCTTGTCCTCCCTCTTCTTTTGGGACTAAGGGAGGAAGACCGATCGGTTCTCCCTCGCTCTTTGTGAAAAGGACTGCGGCTGGAGTCACGAACAAGATCAGAGCCATCCCTCTCTCTTCTATATGGACTAGGGCTTCTACGCCCGTGAGCAGGGCTAGCTCGCACTCTGCGGTGGGGGCTTCTACTACGGCTGCGGCCATGGCCATAGTCAGGGCTGCTCCTCTCCCTCTTGTAAGGACTGGCCCCACGACCATAATCAGGACTACCCCTTTCTCTGCGATAAGGACTAGGTGATCGCCTTCCATCACGGCTCCTATCATGACGATTATCATGGCCTCTCTCTGGGCTATATCCATTTCtcctatcatcatcatctttagCAGCAAATTCAACAGAAATAACCCGGTCCAATAACTTGCTGCACATCAGCATTAGAAACAAACTTGTGTTACCACTCCAGTTGTATGCCAAATTGCCAATTTAAAAAACATACTACAAACCTAAAACTGACTTAGAACCAGAAATCAAAGGCACCCCTATCTGATATCACAATATTTGGCCGAACCAAGTCATAAACCAAAATCCACCAGAATTCCAACAATAATAAAGTAATGAGTAATGACTAGAGGATAATGAAACATttcaaagaagaaaataaatctgAATCAAGATAAAGATGCTTGGAATATTCTATCTGAAACTAATTTGCAAACACACTGAATTACCTATTATTTGTGGCTTCCAGTGCTTTACAAGCATCATCCTCTGATTCATACTGAACAAAAGCAAAATTCCTTCTGATCCTCACACTGGCTATCTTCCCATACGGTTCAAAGTGTCTCTCCAAGTCCCTTGTTCTTGTATGGAATGTATCAAAATTAATCACGAATAAAGTCTTTGATGGCCTCGCAGTAGCTGATGATCTTCTTGGAGCAGCAGGCTTTCTGATGCCACGCTCATGCTGTGAACAGTATGTTTAATGCTTATGAACATTGTACGAAAAAACAACATTTTTGTCATAGATGACTAATGATATGTTACCTTTGTCCATTCCACACGAAGTCTCCGCCCCTTCCGACCAAATTCTGCCCGATCAAGAGCACGAATAGCAGCATCAGCATCTCTCTCATCTTCCATATAGATAAAAGCAAATCCTGAAGACCATGATAAGTTTTATAAAATtagaataaataataaaactgaAGAGGCAATTCAGTGTATTAGTCCACTCAATGAACACTGCGGATGTGAAAGCTGACCTTTCAGCTATGCACAAACAGTCACAATACTTACTGCATGGAAATTAAAATTCTGATCTCCTTATTTTCTATAAACTAATTTGACCAGTAGAATTAGTAACAGACCTTGAGTTATAAACAAAGTGGTGTCAACAACAAGAACCCAAAAGTGTAGTTCTCATGGTGGGTCAATGGAAAGTGAGTGGCCTCCCCATGTATTCTGCTGCCTCCGCTGTGAGGTTGGCTATATTTCAACCTCAACATGTCCAAAAGTGAAGGCTGTGCAAAAGGCATGAAAATTGGAAGGCAAGTGTGACAGAGGAATACGTGGAACAGTTGTGCCATTGCAGATCAAATTGAACGATTCTTCTTTAAAAGAAGATGTGCATCACAGGCAGGAAACGGATTTCTGAAAAGCCCATCCATTAGCTTGGGGGAAAATGGATATGCCAAAGATAGTCCTGCGTCAAAGAAAATGTTGAGTATGGGGGTTGATGCTTCAAAAAACATGATTTTCTACTTAAAGATATCTTGAACCCCCGACAAATGCTCAACAAGGTGCCCTACACTAAGGTCAAACTCTTGAAACTGAACCAGTGATCTTGGAAGATACTTTGTAGCTGCTGAATCACAGGTTCTGATGTCATATATGGGACAGTCTCTGATGTTGCTCCATTGCCACTGGATGTGTTCAAGGTCTTATTGCAAATATGCCACGCATGCAATGTTTATTTCGTAATTCAATCTAGAACTCGCTGTTCTGGATGACGATCCATATATTGTGTAGTGTATCCAGCTCTTAAGTTGAAAGAGCTCAAATTATAAATCAaccaaatttattatttaaacagCCACATCTTGTTAACAGGACAGTTCTCAACTGAGACACAATCCTAGTATAACATGTCCTGAAATCCCCAGAAGCACATATGTAATATATACTTTCTATTTAATTACTGAATTAAGTGATATTGACATTGATCCAGTCGATAGTTCCCAAATCACATTAAGTTTAGTGCTCCTTTATAAAAAGGATAGAACCAAACGAAGCAACAGTCAGGTCTAAAACTGATGTATAAAATAACGATTATACACCCAATGAAATTCCAAGTTAAAAATGATTTAACTACAAGATTTAAGGAGGACAgaatttttgttttcaaaatttaactttttattagCTTGACGTTTAACCATTAAACTCTTTCCGCGTGGTAAAAACCCCGGAGAGATTGGAATACTATTAAGGCATCCATCTTAAAATATACAAAAGAGAATGAAAATGGGGGAGGGGGGGGGAGCTCACCAGACTTCATATCAACCCTATCAACCTTCCCATATCGTCTAAAAAGCCGCTCCAACTCTGACTGCCGGGCATCATATTCAAAATTTCCACAGAAAATAGACCTCATTTTCCCtgaacagaagttaacaaacaTTGAACTTAAAGCTGGCACTGTGAAACCATTGATAACCATAACTGCATAATTGTCAAACTACGAAAAGTAATTTGCACCTCAACTCAAAAATACACAAACCCCTGTACAAATTCTCATTCCAAAATCCAAACCTATCTCAGAAGGGGAAAATTGAACTAATAATGCTATAACATATTGTCTCTAAAATTATGCATTCCCTTTCAAATGCggcaaaaattaattaacattaACAAATTCCAGTCCAAAATATTAATTGTACTTCAGGTTCTCATTTCCCATATCAGCAAATAAACATACACATATAATCTAGCACATGCATACAGGCAGTATCGCAAATTGAAGTAAAAGCTATTCTGATAGAGAGAGACTTACTTTGAAGAACTGAAGCAGTGAGAGAGTTGTCAGATCTTGAATAGAGCAGAGAAAAGAGAGTAAGAACTATGAATTGAAGGGTTCCAGATCTGAGATCTGGATTGTTGTTCCTGCAAAATGAAACGAAGCAAGAAGCAAAGTGAGAGGGGAATTAAGGGAATCGAGTAATCGATGGATGATGAAGCATGAGAACGAGAACGAGAACGAGAACGAGAACGAGAACGAGAGATGGTGTTACCTGATGAAACCCTAAGCAGCGccgagaaagagagaagagagtgtgagtttcagagagagagagagatatttTCTCTTCTCGTTCTCTCGGGTTTTGACTAGTACACACGCTAAAAAGATGCGGAATCATCACCATATATACACCGTCATCATGGATAGACAAATATAATCCTTTTTGCTAGATGCCCCCTCTACCTTTACGATTTTTTTATATGCTCCCTTTTTTCCTTTCCCTATTATATATTTTGGATTTAATAAGTTTTTGTTCCtaaatgaaattttattttcgtCCTTAAATTAATTGGACTAGAGTGAGGGAGGTCTAGGGATCAATTAATGGATGATGCactttatctttccgatgtaaaaaaatgaGCTAAACACTAAAGTGATCATGTTATGTGTTCAACAGAGGTAATATGGCATGTAATGCATAAAATTGTCCATTGGAATAAGTTGCCTTATTGGACCAGTTGATTGCATTGATTGTTATTGGACTAACTCATTGTAAGCTCCAATAAGAATTAAAGTTAACTTTTTTGTAAGGGCTTATAAATACCCGTATATCATAAGATGGTCAAACCATAATCTTCCTTTTCGCTCTCTTGACTCTACTAGTACAAAGAGCCGCAAGTGATTCTTAGTGACAGAATTTGTGTGAAATGTTGTAGAGACGAGGCTACAACTATTTTGTTCGCTTAGATCGTcttgtttatttgtttttaactTGAAATTTGGTGTATGATCTCTCGAGGCATCTCATATAGAGAATTCATATTTCGTTGCGGTAATCAGCATCTAGATTCCCTTCAGCACGTCAGTGTTTAATAGGACCAAAttcaacctttttttttataaatgtcaATATTATTAtctcataattttttaataacacTTAATAATTAATACAGTAAACATGTATCTGACCCTTAAAATAGTGAATTATTGATATAGGCcttcaaaaaaatttaaaaataaatccaTAACTTCTTGAAATGAAATTGACTTCATGGCCCAATGGATAAGGCGCTGGTCTACGGAACCAGAGATTCTGGGTTCGATCCCCAGTGAAGTCGTTTTGttcattttgttttaaaaaaaaataaacaaacaggTTTTGGTCCACGAAGTTGTTGACTTGAACAAAATTAAATCTgtgattaattaaaaaaatatatgcgTTGTCTGAATTTTTGAATCGACATGTTGACTTTTAGTTTTCAAACTTTCTATAATATTCTATGGAGAAAATCACAAAGCCGCAGTGCTTGACATTTGCAAGTTTCAATTACAAATAGTATTGATTATCAATTAGTATAATCctgcatatatatatagttgaagcagaaaaaaaaaacttcaaggCAATTGAGTTTTCTCATTATTTTTATTCGATCGTACCATAAAGAATACACATGGCATGAATTCTATGAAGCAGAAAAATCCAGAGACAACATTGCAACTAGACCATAATTTCAAAACAAGTTTCATTCGAACCAAGAAGCTTGAAACTGCTCTATGCTGCTGTTCATTTCAACTTGTGGGGTTTGGAACTCGAGAATGTTAATCTGAGCTTGTGTTTTGGTTAACTCGCTTTGAGTATTGTGAATCTGTTGAACAAGCTGAGATATAATTCCAAAGCAACCATAAACAGGATCTTCAATACGACATTGTGCTTCATAATATAAACAATCTGCAGCCCGTGCTCGAACATATGGTGGAGTTTTCTGCAAAAACAAGCTTCAGTGAGTGAGTAGCTACTGAGTTTCGGGATTGATTctgagaagaaaataaaaaagaaactaatacaaacatgctattaattaGGATACAAAATCTTTGGATGTAAACACTACTATATGTCATGAAGGGCAAAAGTACACTAATCTCTGTTAGAAGGACACAAAATTCCTATATAATGAATGAAATAATATGGtgattatatgtatatatacatagaATTTTATGAATTGATTACCTGAAGCATTCTTCCAACGTTACTGCCACCATAGATTCTGTGAACTGTCAGATATCTTTGAGGATCATTGGGAGGGAAGTAAGGAGAGAAAATGCAATCTGAAGGGCACTTCCTTCTCTGATTCTTGCAAGCTGCACAACGACCTGATATCATTGTATACCAAATTAACAATCCTCCGAAAAATTAAAACAGATCCAATAAGTTAATATTCTGCACCCcaaaagattttcttttcctcaatccttttgcttttgattaagaagagaaatcCTGCAAAGATTTTTCATGAATTGGAGTATTTGTACTCACTATTCACGTACCATGAGATTAATTTTCAACGGCTAGTGTATTCAAATTGCTACCCTCCACAGAGGGAAAGTTTTGCAGATATTGGCTAAAATCATGGTTTTTTCCATTTTAGAGTCATTCCTTTTCCAATTCAACAATTCCATTGCTTTGGTcatgttttattattttatttccatGTATACTAAGAAAGTCAATGAATGCTGATAAAAAAACAGTGCAATATTGCATGATTTGTAGGGTATATATTAGCTTAGATACACCCGATGAATCCAATATTGCACTGTTTTTTTAGTTTCTAAATTTCTGCATTTGTTATGCTAttccttttattttcattctaaATGGGCCTTTTGGACTGAAAAATAGTTAATGCTTAAGTGATGTGCTGAAAAGTTTAATTATTGTTTATaatctatttttaaaaaaatgcatcAAATTTTGATTACACAACAATGAACTTTATCCTAAAGTACTATTTTCAAACCACTAAGCATGGAGCTTCTTGAATTTTCAAAGTCTCTGCCACAAACATTTATGAAGCTTCCATTCTAACAGTTCAAGCTCAGTGGCTGATAAAAAAGTGACCAATTTATGTAAGAAAGTACATGAACCTGTTTCTCTAACCAGTGGCATTGTGGTACAAATAGTTACAATTTTCATATCTGTATTTTAGTGCAATGGGAAATATTACTTGCAAACAATATTCCCATCACATAACTAGCAAAATATAAAACTAGCACTCCCTTTCTTCTCTCCTGTTGtatctcttttttcttcataacAAAGCAATGGCGTACCTGCTTTATGTAAATCATGATGTACAACTAAGATAAAATCTCTTAGTATAATCTTTTGCTCTTGAAGATTGGGATTTCTCACCAAATCTGAATAAGTAATGGGTTTGGTTTATGTTCTGCCGTTTATGAATTCGTATAAGGCCCATAAGATGATGCCGATGATGGTGTCCCTCACTAAACTCTTGACTAGGCCATCAATCCAGCCCCCATCATCTGAATTTTTCCCTGCAAGGTCTCGAAACCTCAAACTCCCTGTATCAGATACCAGTCCATATACAACACCATTCATGTGGCCTTTTCCAATGACACCAACTACACTTTTACAGTTATTCACAGCTTTGCTCCGCTTCAGAGACCATGCAAGATACTGCAAAAACCACACAAGTAGGACTGATGACATGAAAGTTGACTCCTTATCAATTTGAATTGAAGATATATCTTTATGCAAGAACTTCATGCGTGTTTACTCTCTCTGTTTATAACCTTTTTATCTATATAATTTTCAGTTGGTTTACCAAAACTTctttagaaaaaaataagagGGAAATGAATAATTTGAAAGAGATTGAAAGGCATTTATGGATCCCAATGCT is a window of Lotus japonicus ecotype B-129 chromosome 5, LjGifu_v1.2 DNA encoding:
- the LOC130720740 gene encoding LOB domain-containing protein 24-like; translated protein: MISGRCAACKNQRRKCPSDCIFSPYFPPNDPQRYLTVHRIYGGSNVGRMLQKTPPYVRARAADCLYYEAQCRIEDPVYGCFGIISQLVQQIHNTQSELTKTQAQINILEFQTPQVEMNSSIEQFQASWFE
- the LOC130717660 gene encoding serine/arginine-rich splicing factor RS40 isoform X1; its protein translation is MRSIFCGNFEYDARQSELERLFRRYGKVDRVDMKSGFAFIYMEDERDADAAIRALDRAEFGRKGRRLRVEWTKHERGIRKPAAPRRSSATARPSKTLFVINFDTFHTRTRDLERHFEPYGKIASVRIRRNFAFVQYESEDDACKALEATNNSKLLDRVISVEFAAKDDDDRRNGYSPERGHDNRHDRSRDGRRSPSPYRRERGSPDYGRGASPYKRERSSPDYGHGRSRSRSPHRRVRASPAHGRRSPSPYRRERDGSDLVRDSSRSPFHKERGRTDRSSSLSPKRRGRTSPQNGGDSSRSPYDPVKATSPENGEIKHSPDARGNPSDYNGYGGGSPDNMREPEPEPEAEPEPRDSPNYGGPESPMHERYRSQSPPAEE
- the LOC130717660 gene encoding serine/arginine-rich splicing factor RS40 isoform X2, producing MEDERDADAAIRALDRAEFGRKGRRLRVEWTKHERGIRKPAAPRRSSATARPSKTLFVINFDTFHTRTRDLERHFEPYGKIASVRIRRNFAFVQYESEDDACKALEATNNSKLLDRVISVEFAAKDDDDRRNGYSPERGHDNRHDRSRDGRRSPSPYRRERGSPDYGRGASPYKRERSSPDYGHGRSRSRSPHRRVRASPAHGRRSPSPYRRERDGSDLVRDSSRSPFHKERGRTDRSSSLSPKRRGRTSPQNGGDSSRSPYDPVKATSPENGEIKHSPDARGNPSDYNGYGGGSPDNMREPEPEPEAEPEPRDSPNYGGPESPMHERYRSQSPPAEE